A section of the Vibrio vulnificus CMCP6 genome encodes:
- a CDS encoding anthranilate synthase component 1, which translates to MNKAINITTLGQLELLSTTVPYHSDPTRLFHTLCENKRDSLLLESAEIDSKQDLKSLLIVDSAVRMVCHGHVVTMTALSDNGKNLLTHLTKNVAQEVEHQFDGQQLTLTFSSPDDRLDEDSRLREASSFDALRLVQHSFDLAEKDKHAIFIGGLFAYDLVANFEPLGEAHAINQCPDYVFYVAETLMVVDHQTESCHLQATLFADDSQKEALNQRIEQIRTLCATPKALPKAIHLDKVEVDTNISDDAFCQVVRDLKQYVVKGDIFQVVPSRRFTLPCPSPLAAYKELKVSNPSPYMFYMQDELFTLFGASPESALKYETQTNQVEIYPIAGTRRRGKRANGEIDFDLDSRIELELRTDKKENAEHMMLVDLARNDVARISRAGTRHVADLLKVDRYSHVMHLVSRVVGQLRDDLDALHAYQACMNMGTLTGAPKIRAMQLIRDVEGARRGSYGGAVGYLTGEGTLDTCIVIRSAYVENGIAQVQAGAGVVFDSAPQAEADETRGKAQAVISAIQKAHKES; encoded by the coding sequence GTGAACAAGGCCATTAACATCACCACACTAGGACAGCTAGAGCTTCTGTCAACGACGGTTCCTTACCATTCGGATCCTACGCGCCTTTTTCACACTTTGTGTGAAAACAAGCGCGATAGCTTATTGCTCGAATCAGCTGAAATCGATTCAAAACAAGATCTTAAAAGCTTACTGATTGTCGATTCCGCGGTACGTATGGTTTGCCATGGCCATGTCGTGACCATGACGGCACTCAGTGACAACGGCAAGAATCTGTTAACGCATTTGACAAAGAATGTCGCGCAAGAGGTTGAACATCAGTTTGATGGACAACAACTTACTCTCACCTTCTCAAGCCCAGATGACCGCCTAGATGAAGACTCTCGCTTACGTGAAGCCTCTAGTTTCGACGCATTGAGACTGGTTCAACACAGTTTTGATTTGGCGGAAAAAGACAAGCACGCGATCTTTATCGGCGGTCTGTTTGCCTATGACTTGGTGGCCAACTTTGAACCACTGGGTGAAGCCCACGCAATAAATCAATGTCCTGACTATGTCTTCTACGTGGCAGAAACGCTGATGGTGGTCGACCACCAGACCGAGAGTTGCCATTTACAAGCAACGCTTTTTGCAGACGACTCACAAAAAGAAGCACTAAATCAGCGTATTGAACAAATCCGCACTCTGTGTGCTACCCCGAAAGCGCTACCTAAAGCCATTCATCTCGATAAGGTTGAGGTCGATACCAATATCAGCGATGACGCCTTTTGCCAAGTGGTACGCGACCTAAAGCAATACGTAGTCAAAGGCGACATTTTCCAAGTCGTACCATCACGCCGCTTTACCCTGCCCTGCCCGTCACCATTGGCGGCGTATAAAGAGCTCAAAGTCAGCAACCCAAGCCCTTACATGTTTTACATGCAAGATGAACTCTTTACGTTGTTTGGCGCATCACCGGAAAGCGCGTTGAAATATGAAACGCAAACCAATCAGGTGGAGATCTACCCCATTGCTGGTACTCGACGCCGTGGCAAGCGAGCCAATGGTGAGATCGATTTCGACCTCGATAGTCGAATTGAACTCGAACTTCGCACTGACAAGAAAGAAAACGCCGAGCACATGATGTTGGTGGATCTCGCTCGAAATGATGTCGCACGCATTTCTCGCGCAGGGACACGCCACGTCGCCGATTTACTTAAAGTGGACCGCTACAGCCATGTGATGCACTTGGTCTCACGCGTTGTTGGACAATTACGTGACGATCTTGACGCACTACACGCCTACCAAGCGTGTATGAATATGGGCACATTAACGGGCGCTCCGAAAATTCGTGCCATGCAATTGATTCGTGATGTTGAAGGGGCTCGCCGTGGCAGTTACGGTGGGGCTGTCGGTTACCTCACTGGCGAAGGGACACTGGATACCTGTATCGTGATTCGTTCGGCTTACGTTGAAAACGGCATTGCACAAGTGCAAGCCGGTGCCGGAGTGGTCTTTGATTCCGCCCCCCAAGCCGAAGCCGATGAGACGCGCGGCAAAGCTCAGGCAGTCATCTCTGCCATTCAGAAAGCCCACAAGGAGTCGTAA
- a CDS encoding aminodeoxychorismate/anthranilate synthase component II: MADIVFIDNFDSFTYNLVDQFRSLGHQVKIYRNSIATDTIVDAIEQLERPVVLLSPGPGAPSEAGCMPELIARVKGKVPVIGICLGHQAIVEAYGGTVAGAGEIIHGKVSMMEHQSHAIYQGLPSPLAIARYHSLVATHVPQTLTVTAEVNGLVMSVVNEEDKVCGFQFHPESIMTTQGATLLANAINWALA, encoded by the coding sequence ATGGCGGACATTGTATTTATCGATAACTTCGATTCATTTACCTACAACTTGGTTGATCAGTTCCGCTCTTTAGGCCACCAAGTAAAGATTTACCGCAATAGTATTGCCACAGACACTATTGTAGACGCGATTGAGCAACTCGAGCGCCCAGTGGTGCTGCTCTCTCCAGGGCCAGGCGCGCCATCAGAGGCGGGCTGTATGCCAGAGTTAATTGCTCGCGTCAAAGGCAAAGTCCCAGTGATTGGCATTTGTCTCGGCCATCAGGCAATTGTGGAAGCCTACGGCGGCACCGTGGCTGGCGCAGGCGAGATCATCCATGGCAAAGTCTCGATGATGGAGCACCAAAGCCATGCGATTTATCAAGGGTTGCCATCCCCACTGGCTATTGCGCGCTACCACTCGTTGGTGGCAACACACGTACCGCAAACACTGACCGTAACCGCCGAAGTGAATGGCCTTGTTATGTCGGTGGTTAACGAAGAAGACAAAGTGTGCGGTTTTCAATTTCACCCAGAGTCCATCATGACGACACAAGGTGCGACGTTGTTAGCCAACGCGATTAACTGGGCATTAGCATAA
- the trpD gene encoding anthranilate phosphoribosyltransferase yields MEAIINKLYQQASLTEQESQQLFDTIIRGELDPILMASALTALKIKGETPDEIAGAAKALLANAQPFPRPDYDFADIVGTGGDGHNTINISTTAAFVAAACGLKVAKHGNRSVSSKSGSSDLLDSFGINLAMSAEDTRSAVDNIGVAFLFAPQYHSGVKHAMPVRQTMKTRTIFNILGPLINPARPNIELMGVYSQELVRPIAETMLKMGMKRAAVVHGSGLDEVAIHGDTLVAEIKDGVIHEYTLTPADFGVNTHPLEAIKGGDPEENKAIITHLLTGKGTEAQLSAVAVNVALLMRLFGHEDLKANTQQAIDVMNSGKAYQLVEKLAQHA; encoded by the coding sequence ATGGAAGCCATCATCAACAAACTGTATCAGCAAGCATCTCTGACAGAGCAAGAGAGCCAACAACTTTTCGACACCATTATTCGCGGCGAGTTAGACCCCATTCTCATGGCTTCGGCCCTAACCGCACTGAAAATCAAAGGGGAAACACCCGATGAAATTGCCGGTGCAGCCAAAGCATTACTTGCCAATGCGCAACCTTTCCCGCGTCCTGATTACGATTTTGCCGACATCGTGGGCACGGGTGGCGATGGCCACAACACCATCAATATCTCGACAACCGCAGCCTTTGTGGCCGCAGCCTGTGGGTTGAAAGTCGCTAAGCATGGCAATCGCAGCGTTTCAAGTAAATCTGGCTCTTCCGATCTACTTGATTCATTTGGCATCAACCTCGCGATGAGTGCAGAAGATACTCGCTCAGCCGTCGATAACATTGGCGTCGCCTTTTTGTTTGCACCTCAATACCATAGCGGTGTGAAGCATGCGATGCCTGTGCGCCAAACCATGAAAACGCGCACCATCTTCAACATCTTAGGCCCTTTGATTAACCCTGCGCGCCCTAACATCGAACTGATGGGTGTATACAGCCAAGAACTGGTTCGCCCTATCGCAGAAACCATGTTGAAAATGGGCATGAAACGCGCCGCGGTCGTGCATGGCAGCGGCTTGGATGAAGTCGCTATTCATGGCGACACCTTGGTCGCAGAAATCAAAGATGGCGTGATTCACGAATACACTCTCACCCCAGCCGACTTTGGCGTCAATACACATCCATTGGAAGCGATTAAGGGTGGTGATCCGGAGGAAAACAAAGCCATCATCACTCACTTACTCACCGGAAAAGGAACGGAAGCTCAATTGAGTGCCGTTGCCGTCAACGTCGCCCTGCTCATGCGTCTTTTTGGTCATGAGGATCTTAAAGCCAATACGCAACAAGCGATCGACGTAATGAACTCTGGTAAAGCGTATCAACTGGTCGAAAAATTGGCTCAACACGCCTGA